The following are encoded in a window of Sphaerisporangium siamense genomic DNA:
- a CDS encoding STAS domain-containing protein: MELKVSTRSHAGHAILTVVGEIDLYTAPRLQAEFTRLLETGPDLVVIDMSGVEFCDSTGMNVLLSALKRMRERGGALEVASPRPAVRKILQVTGLDSVFTVHDTIPAELLPAEHPG; encoded by the coding sequence GTGGAGCTCAAGGTCTCGACTCGATCACATGCCGGACACGCCATCTTGACGGTTGTCGGCGAAATCGACCTATATACGGCGCCGCGCCTGCAGGCGGAGTTCACCCGCCTGCTGGAGACCGGCCCCGATCTGGTCGTCATAGACATGTCCGGCGTGGAGTTCTGCGACTCGACGGGCATGAACGTCCTGCTGTCCGCGCTCAAGCGCATGCGTGAGCGCGGCGGTGCCCTGGAGGTCGCCTCGCCGCGTCCCGCGGTGCGGAAGATCCTCCAGGTCACGGGGCTCGACTCGGTGTTCACCGTGCACGACACGATTCCCGCCGAGTTGCTGCCCGCCGAGCATCCCGGCTAG
- a CDS encoding glycosyltransferase family 2 protein: protein MSDPSVRPDTAVIIPAKDEADRIAATVTAALAIPGVDLVVVVDDGSFDATGRVAKAAGARVVRHSRNRGKAAAMESGAEAVRLLDNDPPDTERPSPAPGAALRDGDEVLPGSGGVSGGAAVAGGGSDAAPGPALGEAASSDARNAGGRPPRHLLFLDADLGDTARAAARLIEPVRAGVADMTIATFVTRVKLGGHGLVVRLAREGIRRACGWEATQPLNGQRCLTRAAFEAARPLAYGFGVETGLTIDLVRKGFRVQEVEVEMAHRATGTDWRAQFHRARQLRDVALALATRDPLTVPLKSRPRTSR from the coding sequence ATGAGCGACCCATCCGTACGGCCCGACACCGCGGTCATCATCCCCGCCAAGGATGAGGCCGACCGCATCGCCGCGACGGTCACCGCCGCGCTCGCCATACCCGGGGTCGATCTCGTCGTGGTCGTGGACGACGGCTCGTTCGATGCCACCGGCAGGGTCGCCAAGGCCGCCGGCGCCCGCGTCGTGCGGCACAGCCGCAACCGCGGCAAGGCCGCCGCCATGGAAAGCGGCGCCGAAGCCGTCCGCCTCCTGGACAACGACCCACCCGACACCGAAAGGCCAAGCCCCGCCCCCGGGGCCGCGCTCCGCGATGGCGACGAGGTCCTCCCTGGCTCAGGGGGCGTATCCGGTGGGGCCGCCGTCGCGGGCGGCGGGTCGGATGCCGCCCCTGGCCCCGCTCTCGGCGAGGCCGCCTCCTCGGACGCTCGGAACGCCGGGGGACGACCGCCTCGGCACCTGCTCTTCCTCGACGCCGATCTCGGGGACACGGCGCGAGCCGCGGCCCGGCTGATCGAACCCGTCCGCGCCGGTGTCGCGGACATGACCATCGCCACGTTCGTCACCCGCGTCAAGCTCGGCGGCCACGGCCTGGTCGTCCGCCTCGCCCGCGAGGGAATCCGGCGCGCCTGCGGCTGGGAGGCGACGCAGCCGCTCAACGGCCAGCGCTGCCTGACCAGGGCCGCCTTCGAGGCCGCGCGCCCGCTGGCGTACGGCTTCGGCGTCGAGACGGGGCTCACCATCGACCTCGTCCGCAAGGGGTTCCGCGTCCAGGAGGTCGAGGTCGAGATGGCCCACCGTGCCACCGGAACCGACTGGCGCGCACAGTTCCACCGAGCCCGCCAACTCCGCGACGTGGCCCTGGCCCTGGCCACCCGCGACCCCCTCACGGTCCCCCTCAAATCCCGGCCCCGCACCTCCCGCTGA
- a CDS encoding HAD family hydrolase, producing MVSPRLIATDLDGTALRSDGTVSPRTAAAFARVEQAGALLVFVTGRPPRWIGEVAEAVRYQGLAICANGALVYDLHTERVVESHLIGPEVLSETVARLRHHLPDLSFSVEYERGFAHEAGFTLRRWDAPEGTAPRVGASTLLSEPCAKLLAFHQSMDPDSLHVLVNDLVGDLVTATRSSGKALIEMSAQGVTKASALAALARHHLLGPGEVVAFGDMPNDLPMLAWAGTSYAVANAHPDVLAAVTHVTAANDEDGVAVVLEELFDRP from the coding sequence ATGGTCAGCCCCCGCCTCATCGCCACCGACCTGGACGGCACCGCCCTCCGGTCGGACGGCACCGTCTCCCCGCGCACGGCCGCCGCGTTCGCCCGCGTCGAGCAGGCCGGCGCGCTCCTCGTGTTCGTCACCGGCAGGCCCCCGAGGTGGATCGGCGAGGTGGCCGAGGCCGTCCGGTACCAGGGGCTCGCCATCTGCGCCAACGGCGCGCTCGTGTACGACCTGCACACCGAGCGCGTCGTCGAGTCCCACCTGATCGGCCCCGAGGTCCTCTCCGAGACGGTGGCCCGCCTGCGCCACCACCTCCCCGACCTCAGCTTCTCGGTGGAGTACGAGCGCGGCTTCGCCCACGAGGCCGGGTTCACGCTGCGCCGGTGGGACGCGCCCGAGGGGACGGCGCCGCGCGTGGGCGCCTCGACGCTGCTCTCGGAGCCCTGCGCCAAGCTGCTGGCCTTCCACCAGAGCATGGACCCCGATTCCCTGCACGTGCTCGTCAACGACCTCGTCGGCGATCTCGTGACGGCCACCCGCTCCAGCGGCAAGGCGCTGATCGAGATGAGCGCTCAGGGGGTGACGAAGGCCTCGGCGCTGGCCGCGCTCGCGCGGCACCACCTGCTCGGGCCCGGCGAGGTCGTGGCGTTCGGGGACATGCCCAACGACCTGCCCATGCTCGCCTGGGCCGGCACCTCGTACGCCGTGGCCAACGCCCACCCGGACGTCCTCGCCGCCGTCACCCACGTGACGGCGGCCAACGACGAGGACGGGGTGGCCGTGGTCCTGGAGGAACTGTTCGACCGGCCGTGA
- a CDS encoding bacterial proteasome activator family protein: MNAEESTPQIVVVGPNGLTVEGDDGKPEERSVAELVEQPAKVMRIGSMIRQLLEEVRAAPLDEASRKRLKEIHQSSIKELEDGLAPELVDELERLSLPFTDGDDGRTPSEAELRVAHAQLVGWLEGLFHGIQTTLFAQQMAARAQLEQMRRALPGGVAKEDQVHRAPGPYL, translated from the coding sequence ATGAATGCTGAGGAGAGCACCCCGCAGATCGTCGTGGTGGGGCCGAACGGCCTCACGGTCGAGGGGGACGACGGGAAGCCGGAGGAACGCTCGGTCGCCGAGCTGGTGGAGCAGCCGGCGAAGGTCATGCGCATCGGGAGCATGATCCGCCAGCTCCTGGAGGAGGTCCGCGCGGCTCCTCTGGACGAGGCCAGCCGCAAGCGCCTCAAGGAGATCCACCAGAGTTCCATCAAGGAGCTTGAGGACGGCCTGGCGCCCGAGCTGGTCGACGAACTCGAACGCCTGTCCCTGCCGTTCACCGACGGCGACGACGGTCGCACGCCCAGCGAGGCCGAGCTGCGGGTGGCCCACGCCCAGCTCGTCGGCTGGCTGGAGGGCCTGTTCCACGGCATCCAGACCACGCTGTTCGCCCAGCAGATGGCCGCCAGGGCCCAGCTTGAGCAGATGCGGCGTGCCCTCCCCGGCGGCGTCGCGAAGGAAGACCAGGTTCATCGCGCCCCCGGCCCTTACCTGTAG
- the mptB gene encoding polyprenol phosphomannose-dependent alpha 1,6 mannosyltransferase MptB — MNGDVRRWGGWWPWAAVGGITLSVIATMVIGLLGPSVVVPPLPGPAWQPPYSLDVHPGGRLVVALEAAAVILGVLGLTAGLIALRRGWRPDPRVLLLAGCAAAVVLALLPPSGSADHLNYAAYGRMVTLGHDPYATGAMALPGDPIADSVEVPWREEPSVYGPVATATQALASLVGGESVRLTVFVLAILNALAFAATGLLLHRFTREDRAWQARAALLWTANPLVIYQLLAGLHVDTLAVVFVIGALVIGARTRMNASAPASRKKADPSAAEARRGTDDPAPKAPTKTDDTAVGGHTETAGSVAEASAGTNGTVAGEASGSVAGAERAAVGGRTGTDGTAVGSRTETAGSVSGAPAGTGGTVAGAGGVAVGGRAGVGGSVDGGRAGAGGPVLRGRVGWASGVLLGLGIAVKVNVGLVSLGPAWALRRSPKRLAVVAGTAAITVLVAYFLAGPHALDQVLHASKSLSLATPWRLVQHGLQGLVGEGSAYRGWIQAGSLLVLLLLALAFTRALSSFSLRPRRLPHRHRSRRARTPGALDTATAPETPSSASSTDAFNPPWRKSPPQEDTAASSGEAAPEHAALPSGGSLFEETGLPSDETGPTRTAALRGLGGHVTLPVGEPVAGQAGSPSGEAGPGQHAVPLSEEVLRRHAALPTGEALFGRVGVPPREVGLEGSAAPSGESSPAESAAPSGETSAEHTAESSDAGASGGGLPGRTAARARGTRAERATASAGIAASGDGVLLEGGDEAARVAVAVVAAWLFATPYALPWYDGLGFALLAMVTATPLDGFMTARLAILSLAYVPARQKEMPDDLQWLVTTWRGQIVPWLLLALTIAVGWWALRAAKRPAGSRRG; from the coding sequence GTGAACGGGGACGTGAGGCGGTGGGGCGGCTGGTGGCCGTGGGCCGCCGTCGGAGGCATCACGCTGAGCGTCATCGCCACCATGGTGATCGGCCTGCTGGGGCCGTCCGTCGTGGTGCCGCCCCTGCCGGGACCCGCGTGGCAGCCGCCGTACTCGCTGGACGTTCATCCCGGCGGCCGTCTCGTCGTCGCCCTCGAAGCGGCGGCCGTCATCCTGGGAGTCCTTGGTCTGACGGCCGGGCTGATCGCCCTCCGGCGCGGCTGGCGGCCCGACCCGCGCGTGCTGCTCCTCGCCGGGTGCGCCGCCGCCGTCGTCCTCGCCCTCCTGCCGCCATCGGGGTCCGCCGACCACCTCAACTACGCCGCGTACGGCCGCATGGTGACGCTGGGCCACGATCCCTACGCCACGGGCGCCATGGCCCTGCCGGGCGATCCGATCGCGGACTCGGTGGAGGTGCCCTGGCGTGAGGAGCCGAGCGTCTACGGCCCGGTGGCGACCGCCACGCAGGCGCTGGCGAGCCTGGTCGGCGGTGAGTCGGTACGGCTGACGGTCTTCGTCCTCGCCATACTCAACGCGCTCGCGTTCGCCGCGACAGGGCTGCTCCTCCACCGGTTCACCCGCGAGGACCGCGCGTGGCAGGCACGCGCAGCCCTCCTATGGACCGCCAACCCCTTGGTGATCTACCAGCTGCTCGCCGGCCTGCACGTCGACACGCTGGCCGTCGTCTTCGTGATCGGAGCCTTGGTCATCGGGGCCCGCACGAGAATGAACGCTTCGGCGCCCGCGTCCCGTAAAAAGGCGGACCCCTCGGCAGCCGAGGCCCGCAGGGGAACGGATGACCCGGCGCCCAAGGCCCCCACGAAAACGGACGACACGGCGGTCGGCGGCCATACGGAAACGGCTGGCTCAGTGGCCGAAGCTTCTGCGGGAACGAACGGCACAGTGGCCGGGGAGGCAAGCGGCTCGGTGGCCGGGGCTGAGAGGGCGGCGGTCGGCGGTCGTACGGGTACGGACGGCACGGCGGTAGGCAGTCGCACGGAAACGGCTGGCTCAGTGTCCGGAGCTCCTGCGGGAACGGGCGGCACAGTGGCCGGGGCTGGCGGGGTGGCGGTCGGCGGTCGTGCGGGAGTGGGCGGTTCGGTGGACGGAGGGCGTGCGGGGGCGGGGGGCCCGGTGCTTCGGGGGCGTGTGGGGTGGGCCTCTGGGGTGTTGCTGGGGCTTGGCATCGCGGTCAAGGTCAACGTCGGGCTGGTCTCTCTCGGGCCCGCCTGGGCGTTGCGGCGGTCGCCGAAGCGGCTTGCCGTGGTGGCGGGCACGGCGGCGATCACTGTGCTCGTGGCCTACTTCCTCGCGGGTCCGCACGCTCTCGACCAGGTACTGCACGCCAGCAAGTCGCTCTCGTTGGCCACCCCTTGGCGGCTGGTCCAGCACGGCCTTCAGGGCCTCGTCGGCGAGGGATCCGCCTACCGGGGATGGATCCAGGCCGGATCTCTCCTGGTGCTGCTTCTCCTCGCCTTGGCCTTCACCCGCGCCCTCTCATCCTTCTCTCTCCGACCTCGCAGGCTCCCGCACAGGCATCGTTCCCGCAGAGCCCGAACCCCCGGCGCCCTCGACACCGCGACGGCACCAGAAACGCCCTCTTCCGCTTCCTCGACCGATGCCTTCAACCCTCCCTGGCGGAAGTCACCCCCCCAAGAAGACACCGCCGCCTCCTCAGGCGAAGCCGCCCCAGAGCACGCCGCCCTTCCGTCCGGCGGATCGCTCTTCGAGGAGACCGGCCTTCCTTCTGACGAGACCGGTCCTACGCGCACTGCGGCTCTCCGTGGCCTGGGTGGGCACGTCACCCTTCCTGTCGGCGAGCCGGTCGCCGGGCAGGCCGGATCGCCTTCGGGAGAAGCCGGTCCGGGACAGCACGCTGTGCCGCTCTCCGAAGAGGTTCTCCGCAGGCATGCCGCCCTTCCTACCGGCGAGGCGCTCTTCGGACGAGTCGGGGTTCCCCCTCGGGAGGTCGGGCTGGAGGGCTCCGCGGCACCATCCGGTGAGAGTTCTCCTGCGGAGTCCGCAGCTCCCTCCGGAGAGACCTCAGCCGAGCACACCGCAGAGTCCTCGGACGCAGGGGCCTCCGGCGGCGGCCTTCCCGGGCGCACGGCTGCTCGCGCCCGTGGAACCCGCGCTGAGCGCGCCACGGCCTCAGCCGGTATCGCCGCGTCCGGGGACGGTGTGCTCCTCGAAGGTGGGGATGAGGCGGCCCGGGTGGCGGTGGCGGTGGTGGCGGCGTGGCTCTTCGCCACGCCGTACGCCTTGCCCTGGTATGACGGACTCGGGTTCGCCCTGCTCGCGATGGTCACGGCCACCCCGCTCGACGGCTTCATGACCGCCCGCCTCGCCATCCTCTCCCTGGCCTACGTCCCCGCGCGCCAGAAGGAGATGCCCGACGACCTGCAGTGGCTGGTCACCACCTGGCGCGGCCAGATCGTGCCCTGGCTCCTGCTGGCGCTGACGATCGCGGTCGGCTGGTGGGCGCTACGCGCGGCCAAGCGCCCGGCGGGGTCACGCCGAGGGTGA
- a CDS encoding sensor histidine kinase gives MILQIVAVTGGLGLVIAALGLALLWVLRGRSIGITLAVVAVVTVAATLAGVVAITIEMIIDGHPKDVVLTVVAIAGLVGLGVALVVARRLVAVSRGLVAAVEAVSPSRDFVPPPGRLPAELQTISEALDQAYRRLREGRERERALEGARRELVAWVSHDLRTPLAGMRAMVEALEDGVVRDPHTVSRYHNQIRLEVDRLSHMVDDLFELSRIHAGALRLAPRPIGLGDLVADVLAGVEALAGARKVRLAAEAGPVLPVRADAEALGRALRNLVVNAIRHTPEDGTVVVRAVADDEVVRLSVADCCGGIPEADLPRVFDVAFRGETARSPGPDRGAGLGLAIARGIVEAHEGAIAVVNDGPGCRFEISLPVSGGPV, from the coding sequence GTGATCCTCCAGATCGTCGCCGTCACCGGCGGGCTGGGGCTGGTCATCGCCGCGCTCGGCCTGGCGCTGCTGTGGGTCCTGCGCGGGCGCTCCATCGGCATCACGCTCGCCGTCGTCGCCGTCGTGACCGTCGCCGCCACGCTCGCCGGGGTCGTCGCCATCACCATCGAGATGATCATCGACGGCCACCCCAAGGACGTCGTCCTCACCGTCGTCGCCATCGCCGGGCTGGTCGGCCTCGGCGTCGCGCTCGTCGTGGCCCGGCGGCTGGTCGCCGTCAGCCGCGGCCTCGTCGCCGCCGTGGAGGCCGTCTCCCCGTCCCGGGACTTCGTCCCGCCCCCCGGCAGGCTCCCCGCGGAGCTCCAGACCATCTCAGAGGCCCTGGACCAGGCGTACCGGCGCCTGCGCGAGGGCCGGGAGCGGGAGAGGGCCCTGGAGGGCGCACGGCGCGAGCTCGTCGCCTGGGTCAGCCACGACCTGCGCACCCCGCTCGCGGGCATGCGCGCCATGGTCGAGGCCCTGGAGGACGGCGTCGTGCGGGACCCGCACACCGTCAGCCGCTACCACAACCAGATCCGGCTGGAGGTCGACCGGCTGTCCCACATGGTCGACGACCTGTTCGAGCTCTCCCGCATCCACGCAGGCGCCCTGCGGCTCGCCCCGCGGCCCATCGGCCTCGGCGACCTGGTGGCCGACGTCCTCGCGGGCGTGGAGGCCCTGGCCGGCGCCAGGAAGGTGCGCCTGGCCGCGGAGGCCGGCCCGGTGCTCCCGGTCCGCGCCGACGCCGAGGCACTCGGCCGGGCGCTGCGCAACCTCGTCGTCAACGCGATCCGGCACACCCCCGAGGACGGCACCGTGGTCGTCCGCGCCGTCGCCGACGACGAGGTGGTACGGCTCTCGGTCGCCGACTGCTGCGGCGGCATCCCCGAGGCCGACCTACCACGCGTCTTCGACGTGGCCTTCCGAGGGGAGACCGCGAGGTCCCCTGGCCCCGATCGGGGTGCGGGACTCGGCCTGGCCATCGCGCGCGGCATCGTCGAGGCGCATGAGGGCGCCATCGCGGTCGTCAACGACGGGCCGGGATGCCGCTTCGAGATCAGCCTGCCCGTCTCCGGCGGCCCCGTCTGA
- the serS gene encoding serine--tRNA ligase: MIDLRTLREDPDRLRASQRARGEDDSVVDTLLDLDERRRSALSGFEALRAEQKSVGKSVSVSSGDERAALLARAKELAAEVKGADAEAEKLAKRLDELMMSVPNIVEEGAPVGGEDDYVVLEEVGEKPAFDFTPRDHLELGEMLGAIDTERGAKVSGARFYFLKGLGARLQLGLLNMAMQQAIESGFTPMITPVLLKPEAMAGTGFLGSHASEVYRLEADDLYLVGTSEAPMAAYHWDEILDGRSLPLRYAGWSSCFRREAGSYGKDTRGIIRVHQFDKVEMFSYCRPEDSREEHARLLAWEKDMLAKAELPYRVIDTAAGDLGSSAARKFDCEAWLPTQNRYLELTSTSNCTEFQARRLAVRYRDTDEKPRHVATLNGTLATTRWIVAILENHQQADGSVVVPKALRPFVGLDVLEPVK; encoded by the coding sequence GTGATTGACCTGCGTACCCTTCGTGAGGACCCCGACCGGCTACGGGCGTCGCAGCGTGCCCGCGGTGAGGACGACTCGGTCGTCGACACGCTGCTCGACCTCGACGAGCGCCGCCGCAGTGCGTTGAGCGGCTTCGAGGCGCTGCGCGCCGAGCAGAAGAGCGTCGGCAAGTCGGTCTCCGTGTCCTCCGGCGACGAGCGCGCGGCGCTCCTCGCGCGGGCCAAAGAGCTGGCCGCGGAGGTCAAGGGCGCCGATGCCGAGGCGGAGAAGCTCGCCAAGCGACTGGACGAGCTGATGATGTCGGTGCCCAACATCGTGGAGGAGGGCGCCCCGGTCGGCGGTGAGGACGATTACGTCGTCCTCGAAGAGGTCGGCGAGAAGCCCGCCTTCGACTTCACCCCGCGCGACCACCTGGAGCTCGGAGAGATGCTCGGGGCGATCGACACCGAGCGGGGGGCGAAGGTCTCCGGCGCGCGGTTCTACTTCCTGAAGGGCCTCGGCGCACGGCTGCAGCTCGGCCTGCTCAACATGGCGATGCAGCAGGCCATCGAGTCCGGGTTCACGCCCATGATCACCCCGGTGCTGCTCAAGCCGGAGGCCATGGCGGGGACGGGCTTCCTCGGCTCGCACGCTTCCGAGGTGTACCGGCTGGAGGCCGACGACCTCTACCTGGTGGGCACCTCCGAGGCCCCCATGGCGGCCTACCACTGGGACGAGATCCTGGACGGCAGGTCGCTCCCGCTGCGGTACGCGGGGTGGTCGTCCTGCTTCCGGCGGGAGGCCGGCTCGTACGGCAAGGACACCCGGGGCATCATCCGGGTCCACCAGTTCGACAAGGTGGAGATGTTCTCCTACTGCCGCCCCGAGGACTCCCGCGAGGAGCACGCGCGGCTGCTGGCCTGGGAGAAGGACATGCTGGCCAAGGCCGAGCTGCCGTACCGCGTCATCGACACGGCGGCGGGTGACCTGGGCAGCAGCGCGGCCAGGAAGTTCGACTGCGAGGCGTGGCTGCCGACGCAGAACCGCTACCTGGAGCTGACCTCGACGTCCAACTGCACCGAGTTCCAGGCCCGGCGGCTCGCGGTGCGGTACAGGGACACCGACGAGAAGCCCCGGCACGTGGCCACCCTCAACGGCACCCTGGCGACCACACGATGGATCGTGGCGATCCTGGAGAACCACCAGCAGGCGGACGGTTCGGTCGTGGTGCCGAAGGCTCTGCGCCCGTTTGTCGGCCTCGACGTGCTCGAACCCGTGAAGTAA
- a CDS encoding cold-shock protein — protein MAQGTVKWFNAEKGYGFIAPDGEAPDVFVHFSEIVGSGYRSLEDGQRVEFEVTQGQKGPQASQVRAL, from the coding sequence ATGGCTCAGGGAACGGTCAAGTGGTTCAACGCGGAGAAGGGGTACGGTTTCATCGCCCCGGACGGTGAGGCGCCGGACGTCTTCGTGCACTTCTCCGAGATCGTCGGCAGCGGCTACCGCAGCCTCGAGGACGGACAGCGGGTCGAGTTCGAGGTGACGCAGGGCCAGAAGGGTCCGCAGGCGTCGCAGGTCCGCGCTCTCTGA
- the pheA gene encoding prephenate dehydratase produces the protein MPKLAYLGPEGTFCEAALRIVAPDAERLPCASVTAALDAARSGEADGAVVPLENSVEGAITVTLDELARGRPLLISAEVLLPVEFSLLVRPGTAMPHIKRVYSHPAAITQCRNYLARELPDAVVVAAPSTAAAAQEVSSPGSPYDAAIAPAIAGEHYNLTELGSNIGDRDDTVTRFIRVSPPGPLPEPTGADRTSLVAFLRDDHPGALLEMLNEFAVRGVNLTRIESRPTGDGIGRYFFHFDAEGHVAEARVGDALSGLHRLSDEVRFLGSYPRADRISPELKRGTTGADFAEAAEWLARVRAGRA, from the coding sequence ATGCCGAAACTCGCCTACCTGGGGCCCGAGGGCACCTTCTGCGAGGCCGCCCTTCGTATTGTCGCGCCTGACGCCGAGCGCCTGCCCTGCGCCAGCGTGACCGCCGCGCTCGACGCCGCGCGGTCCGGTGAGGCCGACGGGGCGGTCGTCCCGCTGGAGAATTCCGTCGAGGGCGCGATCACCGTCACGCTCGACGAGCTGGCCCGCGGCCGGCCGTTGCTGATCAGCGCCGAGGTCCTGCTGCCCGTCGAGTTCTCCCTGCTCGTGCGGCCCGGCACCGCGATGCCGCACATCAAGCGCGTCTACTCCCACCCGGCGGCGATCACCCAGTGCCGCAACTATCTGGCGCGCGAGCTGCCCGACGCCGTGGTCGTCGCCGCGCCGTCCACGGCCGCCGCCGCCCAGGAGGTCTCCTCGCCGGGCTCGCCGTACGACGCGGCGATCGCCCCGGCCATCGCGGGCGAGCACTACAACCTGACCGAGCTGGGCTCCAACATCGGCGACCGGGACGACACGGTGACGCGGTTCATCCGCGTCTCACCGCCCGGCCCGCTGCCCGAGCCCACCGGCGCCGACCGCACCTCGCTGGTGGCCTTCCTCCGCGACGACCACCCTGGCGCGCTGCTGGAGATGCTGAACGAGTTCGCCGTCCGCGGGGTCAACTTGACCCGCATCGAGTCGCGTCCCACCGGGGACGGCATCGGGCGCTATTTCTTCCACTTCGACGCCGAGGGTCACGTGGCCGAGGCCCGCGTGGGCGACGCCCTTTCCGGCCTGCACCGCCTTTCGGACGAGGTGCGCTTCCTGGGCAGCTACCCGCGTGCCGACCGAATCTCGCCCGAGCTGAAGCGGGGCACCACCGGCGCCGACTTCGCCGAGGCCGCCGAGTGGCTCGCCCGCGTTCGCGCCGGTCGCGCCTGA
- a CDS encoding glycosyltransferase 87 family protein has product MTNPADQRLVDLDVYRTGGESVLRGLPVYDVITPAPQLLPFTYPPIAALLAAPLAAMSWPVAQWVWTAGVLVCLAVTVWFCFREPLARAARPAWASPLLFGLVTVACLYMMPVRDQFRFGQVDVLLVMLCAVDCLARRPWWPRGMLIGLATAVKLTPGVFLVYLLITGFGRDAVPEQRRAFFMAAFTAAMLTLVPFLVIPHDAASFWFSALLDSERLGANAATTNQSIRGMLLRLYLPGWLTALLWLAAAGLVAWYGFRHARGALLRGDRMTAVALTGLMAVLISPVAWIHHLAWLIITLAALVLRSDFGRPEPGAGRARWAPLIVTVAVWLYYVVPIPWWGVSLRAAEIPVLSPVLGRIVQDAFGLGAIALVWLLTRRPARADAGLLDAAVPGTTRHGANRTYEGRQVAEGR; this is encoded by the coding sequence ATGACGAATCCGGCGGACCAGCGGCTGGTGGACCTGGACGTCTACCGCACGGGGGGCGAGAGCGTCCTGCGCGGGCTCCCGGTCTACGACGTGATCACCCCGGCGCCGCAGTTGCTGCCGTTCACCTACCCGCCGATCGCCGCGCTCCTGGCGGCGCCGCTGGCCGCGATGTCCTGGCCGGTGGCGCAGTGGGTGTGGACGGCGGGGGTGCTCGTGTGCCTGGCCGTGACGGTCTGGTTCTGCTTCCGCGAGCCGCTCGCGCGGGCGGCACGGCCGGCGTGGGCGTCGCCGCTGCTGTTCGGCCTGGTGACGGTGGCCTGCCTGTACATGATGCCGGTCAGGGACCAGTTCCGGTTCGGCCAGGTGGACGTCCTGCTGGTGATGCTGTGCGCCGTCGACTGCCTGGCCCGGAGGCCCTGGTGGCCGCGCGGCATGCTGATCGGCCTGGCCACGGCGGTCAAGCTCACCCCCGGCGTCTTCCTTGTCTACCTGCTGATCACCGGCTTCGGCAGGGACGCCGTCCCCGAGCAGCGGCGCGCGTTCTTCATGGCCGCCTTCACCGCGGCGATGCTCACGTTGGTCCCCTTCCTGGTGATTCCACATGACGCCGCGAGCTTCTGGTTCTCCGCCCTGCTCGACTCCGAGCGGCTGGGCGCCAACGCGGCCACCACCAACCAGTCGATCCGCGGCATGCTCCTGCGCCTCTACCTGCCGGGGTGGCTGACCGCCCTCCTGTGGCTGGCCGCCGCCGGCCTGGTCGCCTGGTACGGCTTCCGCCACGCCCGCGGGGCGCTCCTGCGCGGGGACCGGATGACCGCGGTGGCGCTGACCGGCCTGATGGCCGTCCTCATCTCCCCGGTCGCCTGGATCCACCACCTCGCCTGGCTGATCATCACACTGGCGGCCCTCGTCCTGCGGTCCGATTTCGGACGTCCGGAACCGGGGGCAGGCCGGGCGCGGTGGGCGCCGTTGATCGTCACGGTGGCCGTCTGGCTCTACTACGTGGTGCCGATCCCTTGGTGGGGCGTGTCGCTGCGGGCGGCGGAGATCCCCGTCCTCAGCCCCGTCCTGGGCCGCATCGTCCAGGACGCCTTCGGCCTCGGGGCGATCGCGCTGGTGTGGCTTCTGACCCGGCGTCCGGCTCGGGCAGACGCCGGACTTCTCGACGCGGCCGTGCCGGGGACGACACGGCACGGGGCGAACCGCACATATGAAGGGCGGCAGGTCGCGGAGGGCCGGTAG